A genomic segment from Pseudanabaena sp. BC1403 encodes:
- a CDS encoding metallophosphoesterase, translated as MALKFKFAIASDLHIALPHTIWQHPSRFHLVEYSIPAFEEVLSQLATLDLDFLLLPGDLTQHGEPENHQWLSECLAQLPYPVYVIAGNHDVPRIETFDQFTPHYTKFGFKYGLSEPNKLYYECEVLPNVRLIGLNSNQFDADGQQIGWIDEEQLDWLQLVLENQDYELNLVTIHHNVLEHMHDQSRNALGKRYMLGNTERLCKILHQANVKLVFTGHLHVQDIAYSDRYNLYDITTGSLVSYPHPYRVLNYISDASGDRLEIESFRVKSIPEQADLLHFSREWMGDHSHPFVVRLLTHPPLNLPLELAETLTPELRYFWAYIADGDAKFEFPNFPTVAKEYFEAFSDVPPKDNNITLVLK; from the coding sequence GTGGCACTTAAGTTTAAATTTGCGATCGCCTCCGATTTGCATATCGCATTGCCCCATACGATTTGGCAGCATCCTTCGCGATTTCATCTCGTTGAGTACAGTATCCCCGCATTTGAAGAGGTGCTGTCGCAACTGGCTACCCTAGATTTAGACTTTTTACTTTTACCAGGTGATCTCACTCAGCATGGCGAGCCAGAGAACCATCAATGGCTATCGGAGTGCCTCGCCCAACTTCCCTATCCTGTCTATGTGATTGCAGGAAACCATGACGTACCAAGAATAGAAACCTTTGATCAGTTCACTCCTCACTATACTAAGTTTGGCTTTAAATATGGGCTTAGCGAACCAAATAAACTCTATTATGAATGTGAAGTATTGCCTAATGTCCGCCTAATTGGATTGAATTCCAATCAATTTGATGCTGATGGTCAACAGATTGGCTGGATTGATGAAGAGCAGTTAGATTGGTTGCAATTGGTTCTAGAAAATCAAGATTATGAATTGAATCTAGTAACCATTCATCATAATGTGCTGGAGCATATGCATGATCAGTCACGCAATGCACTTGGTAAACGCTATATGCTTGGTAACACTGAGCGCTTATGCAAAATTTTACATCAAGCAAATGTGAAGCTGGTTTTTACTGGACATCTGCATGTGCAGGATATTGCCTATAGCGATCGCTACAATCTTTATGACATTACGACAGGCTCTTTGGTCAGCTATCCTCATCCATATCGCGTTCTTAATTACATTTCTGATGCATCAGGCGATCGCTTAGAGATTGAATCTTTTCGAGTCAAATCAATTCCTGAGCAAGCTGATTTATTGCATTTCTCACGGGAATGGATGGGTGATCACTCACATCCATTTGTAGTAAGGCTATTGACGCATCCCCCTCTTAATTTGCCTCTAGAACTTGCCGAGACTCTCACTCCTGAGCTTCGTTATTTTTGGGCTTATATTGCTGATGGTGATGCCAAGTTTGAGTTCCCTAATTTTCCTACTGTAGCGAAAGAATATTTTGAAGCATTTAGTGATGTTCCTCCCAAGGATAATAATATTACGCTAGTTCTTAAATAA
- a CDS encoding Crp/Fnr family transcriptional regulator, producing MTYTFSSFNLNSTTSVTDWRRSLEEIYRGRTMHTYKSGQIIPMYPHEVWVVCRGVVQLNTLHPSGDEVLVGFAVQAMPFGLPLTNLDPYQAIALSDIDLMRFTLIELENSPLLYQGILQHLNRRLQQTESLLALVSNKRVEERLRQILLLLKQEVGIPVEGGTRLTVRLTHQHLASAISSTRVTVTRAMKLLQDEGWLKVDRDRHIVLV from the coding sequence ATGACATATACGTTCTCAAGTTTCAATCTTAACTCCACAACCTCAGTAACTGACTGGCGGCGATCGCTCGAAGAAATTTATCGCGGTCGCACCATGCACACTTACAAAAGTGGACAAATCATTCCCATGTATCCCCATGAAGTCTGGGTGGTTTGTCGCGGAGTGGTGCAACTCAATACCTTGCATCCTTCAGGTGATGAAGTTTTGGTTGGCTTTGCGGTGCAAGCAATGCCCTTTGGCTTACCTCTAACAAACCTCGACCCATATCAAGCGATCGCTCTATCAGATATTGACTTGATGCGCTTTACTTTGATCGAGTTAGAGAATTCCCCACTACTCTATCAAGGGATTTTGCAACACCTCAATCGTCGGCTTCAGCAAACCGAGTCTTTATTAGCCCTAGTTAGTAACAAACGGGTAGAAGAGCGTCTCCGTCAAATTCTGCTTTTGCTCAAGCAAGAAGTCGGCATTCCTGTCGAAGGTGGAACTCGTTTAACCGTTCGCCTTACGCATCAACATCTTGCCAGCGCCATTAGCAGTACTCGTGTAACTGTGACTAGAGCAATGAAGCTATTACAAGATGAAGGATGGCTAAAGGTTGATCGCGATCGGCATATAGTTCTTGTATAG